In Clarias gariepinus isolate MV-2021 ecotype Netherlands chromosome 1, CGAR_prim_01v2, whole genome shotgun sequence, one DNA window encodes the following:
- the LOC128526378 gene encoding uncharacterized protein LOC128526378 isoform X3 has protein sequence MQIIEKKMQKASSRLCLILLGEEWTGKSSAGNTMLGRNRFTAGSDTEHVMQCSGVIEGRNVTIVDTPGWDVKCSPDVPLKMLEKAYTSALLTCQSFHVLLLTIPISQDQAWNQKFVQRMLNVLRLFNDDMWNHTMLLFTRSNLLHSSEGLEGYLKGNGKPFQSLVEKCKHRYHVINNHAQNDFKQVRELLEKIEQMVQKNNGQTLQLITSEQEVGTLQDNRGMIYECSKMKEHKEVQNCFRLEDYMFKSLRPEENDPPDTTEQNELQGENRNLAMSREDNTEIINTEKNTSQISWDLSITCDFYTCDDVSNPQSIMMTCVLQISVGWRKLKPSCQISWVSFTVCGDDIAWLFIIVLYLLVSSLSLIYKTCEGSNDTRHEARKTLLTQFGKHEQELSNENQGAFHSLLWLIQNKSTKSLDDEKKAEEEEEEGGGGGGGEEKVTLQQSNKDKEENQTQQIIEANEKMQFKMDDSKGIPEHEWNKDNHQLQHDIMEDGKPRLQNNKRNDEEMEQQSKTKQLNLQDNDKSRNNSWDGGVKKIHQKPEMVKYKKVPKHSRREQTKEMPQLKRKSDYQMITHQSKRCKDEMISKHIIKDMEKIPSDNRRGSKQDSLQDNRRDSKQEKPRDNRRGFKQEIHQDEKRGSEQEIPQDNRGRSKQKINHGKRRGSTHEIPKDNIRVSKQAISQDNRWGSKRVIPQNNKSGSKQEIHQDNKSGSKQNIPQDNRRGSNQEISQDNRRGSKQELPQGNWGKRDFKQEIHLDNKRGSKQEINHENRRGTKQEVSQDNRRGFKLEISQNNRRDSKKEIPQNNRICSKQEINHDNRKGSKQEIFQDNREGSKQEISQDNREGSKQEIPQDNREGSKQEILQDNRRGSKQGISQDNRKDYKQVIPKDNRQGFKQNINHDNRRGSKHEIPKDNRRGSKQEIPQKNQKGSNQEIHEDNKRGSKKHILQNNRKGSNQEISQDRKRGSKQEKPQDDKRRGDTKWLLQTNKKAEKKQIQQSRRKTKKIIPLYTRGAEVIKKTQGQQVEGINLNLGKNQPTKDISDFTDVKDIKKSAHTCQVGRRGQPPEARAVSSRLNRRDAREEDARQHGDVRKIRRSKSLERFIEFYNAGEEDTRQYGDVRKIRRSKSLERFIEFNISLICMFVVCGRKLEYLDENQQARGEHGNSVHTDSRRELNLEPGGARQQCSLLSLKNIIFIFASR, from the exons ATGCAAATAATAGAGAAGAAAATGCAGAAGGCGAGCTCGAGGTTATGTCTCATCCTCCTAGGAGAGGAGTGGACAGGAAAGAGCTCAGCTGGAAACACCATGCTGGGACGAAACAGATTTACAGCTGGTAGCGACACAGAACATGTGATGCAGTGCTCTGGGGTCATCGAGGGGAGAAATGTAACCATTGTAGACACTCCAGGATGGGATGTTAAATGCTCTCCAGATGTACCACTCAAAATGCTCGAGAAAGCATATACTTCTGCCCTGCTGACATGTCAAAGCTTCCATGTCTTGCTTTTGACAATCCCCATTTCCCAAGACCAGGCATGGAACCAAAAGTTTGTGCAAAGGATGTTGAATGTGCTCAGGCTTTTCAATGATGATATGTGGAACCACACCATGCTCCTATTCACCAGATCTAACCTTCTGCATTCCTCAGAGGGATTGGAGGGATACCTGAAAGGTAATGGAAAGCCTTTTCAAAGCTTGGTGGAAAAGTGCAAGCACAGATACCATGTAATCAACAACCATGCACAGAATGATTTTAAGCAAGTCAGGGAGTTGCTGGAAAAGATTGAGCAGATGGTGCAAAAAAACAATGGTCAGACATTGCAACTAATCACGAGTGAACAAGAAGTGGGCACACTGCAAGACAACAGAGGGATGATATATGAATGCTCCAAGATGAAGGAACACAAAGAGGTGCAAAATTGCTTCAGGTTAGAAGACTACATGTTTAAATCGCTGAGACCAGAGGAAAATGATCCACCAGATACTACTGAGCAAAATGAGCTTCAAGGTGAAAACAGAAATCTGGCCATGAGCAGGGAAGATAATACAGAAATAATCAACACAGAAAAGAACACTTCTCAAATCTCATGGGACTTAAGCATTACTTGTGACTTTTATACTTGTGATGATGTCTCCAATCCACAAA GTATCATGATGACTTGTGTTCTTCAGATTTCAGTTGGCTGGAGAAAACTAAAACCATCATGTCAGATATCCTGGGTGTCTTTCACAGTGTGTGGTGATGATATTGCCtggctttttattattgttttgtacctGCTGGTGAGCTCTTTATctcttatttataaaacatgtgAAGGATCCAATGATACTCGTCATGAGGCCAGGAAAACACTGTTGACTCAATTTGGTAAACATGAGCAAGAACTGAGCAATGAAAACCAGGGAGCTTTTCATTCACTGCTCTGGCTGATTCAGAACAAAAGCACTAAAAGTTTGgatgatgaaaaaaaagcagaagaagaagaagaagaaggaggaggaggaggaggaggagaagaaaaagtGACACTCCAACAAAGTaataaagataaagaagaaAATCAAACCCAACAAATCATAGAAGCTAATGAAAAGATGCAGTTTAAGATGGATGATAGCAAAGGAATTCCTGAACATGAATGGAATAAAGATAACCATCAACTCCAACATGACATAATGGAGGATGGGAAACCTAGACttcaaaataacaaaagaaatgatgaagaGATGGAacaacaaagcaaaacaaagcaACTAAATCTACAGGATAATGACAAATCCAGGAACAATAGTTGGGATGGAGGTGTGAAAAAGATTCACCAAAAGCCTGAAATGGTGAAATATAAGAAGGTACCCAAACACAGCAGAAGGGAACAAACAAAGGAAATGCCCcaacttaaaagaaaaagtgattaTCAAATGATCACGCACCAAAGCAAAAGATGTAAAGATGAAATGATCTCCAAACACATAATCAAAGATATGGAAAAGATTCCCTCGGACAACAGAAGGGGGTCTAAGCAAGATTCACTCCAGGATAACAGAAGGGACTCTAAGCAAGAGAAACCCAGGGATAACAGAAGGGGCTTTAAACAAGAGATACATCAGGATGAAAAAAGAGGCTCTGAGCAAGAGATACCCCAGGATAACAGAGGCAGATCTaagcaaaaaataaaccatGGTAAGAGAAGGGGCTCTACACATGAGATACCCAAGGATAACATAAGGGTCTCTAAGCAAGCTATATCCCAGGATAATAGATGGGGCTCTAAACGAGTTATACCCCAGAATAACAAAAGCGGCTCTAAGCAGGAGATCCACCAGGATAACAAAAGCGGCTCTAAGCAAAACATACCTCAGGATAACAGAAGGGGCTCTAACCAAGAGATATCTCAGGATAACAGAAGGGGATCTAAGCAAGAGTTACCCCAGGGTAACTGGGGTAAAAGGGACTTTAAGCAAGAGATACACCTGGATAACAAAAGAGGTTCTAAGCAAGAGATAAACCATGAAAACAGAAGGGGTACTAAGCAAGAGGTATCCCAAGATAATAGAAGGGGCTTTAAGCTAGAGATATCACAGAATAACAGAAGGGACTCTAAGAAAGAGATaccacagaataacagaatatgCTCTAAGCAAGAGATAAACCATGATAACAGAAAGGGTTCTAAGCAAGAGATATTCCAGGATAACAGAGAGGGCTCTAAGCAAGAGATATCCCAGGATAACAGAGAGGGCTCTAAGCAAGAGATACCTCAGGATAACAGAGAGGGCTCTAAGCAAGAGATACTCCAGGATAACAGAAGGGGTTCTAAGCAAGGGATATCCCAGGATAACAGAAAAG attATAAGCAAGTGATACCTAAGGATAACAGACAGGGTTTTAAGCAAAATATTAACCATGATAACAGAAGGGGCTCTAAGCATGAGATACCCAAGGATAATAGAAGGGGCTCTAAACAAGAAATACCTCAGAAAAATCAAAAAGGCTCTAATCAAGAGATACATGAGGATAACAAAAGAGGCTCTAAGAAACACATactgcagaataacagaaaaggcTCCAACCAAGAGATATCCCAGGATAGAAAAAGGGGCTCTAAGCAAGAGAAACCCCAGGATGACAAAAGAAGAGGGGATACGAAATGGTTACttcaaactaacaaaaaagcCGAAAAGAAACAGATACAACAAAGCAGAAGGAAGACTAAGAAAATAATTCCCCTGTACACTAGAGGTGCTGAGGTGATTAAAAAGACACAAGGACAACAGGTAGAAGGAATAAACCTCAACTTGGGCAAAAATCAACCAACCAAAGACATTAGCGACTTTACAG ATGTCAAGGACATAAAGAAGAGTGCTCATACATGCCAAGTAGGGAGACGTGGGCAGCCTCCTGAGGCAAGAGCAGTGTCCTCCAGACTGAACCGTAGAG atGCTAGAGAAGAGGACGCAAGGCAGCATGGGGATGTTAGGAAAATTAGGAGAAGCAAGAGTCTGGAAAGGTTTATTGAATTTTACA atGCTGGAGAAGAGGACACAAGACAGTATGGGGATGTTAGGAAAATTAGGAGAAGCAAGAGTCTGGAAAGGTTTATTGAATTTAACA ttagcctaatctgcatgttcgtggtctgtgggaggaaactggagtacctggatgaaaaccagcaagcacggggagaacatggaaactctgtgcacacagactcgaggcgggaattgaacctggaacctggaggtgcaaggcaacagtgctcaCTACTAAgccttaaaaatattatttttatttttgcatcaaGATAG